A window of the Candidatus Hydrogenedentota bacterium genome harbors these coding sequences:
- a CDS encoding DNA alkylation repair protein, with protein MTLDDCMGALEREGTAQNRKTYARHGVTGPCFGVSYAALGKLKKAIKINHDLAVALWDSGNHDARVLACMIDDPAAVTAAELKARAAELSNYVLTDALSGLVAKSPHARACMTAWIKTRDEWRSSAGWNILAHLALAETGLPDHEFESMLARIESGIHGAGNRTRHTMNNALIAIGSRNEHLAELATAAAGRIGRVDVDHGETGCKTPDAAAYIAKTRAHYAAKGGITKRKRC; from the coding sequence ATGACCTTGGACGATTGTATGGGTGCCCTGGAGCGCGAGGGCACCGCCCAGAACCGCAAGACCTACGCGCGCCATGGCGTGACCGGACCCTGCTTCGGCGTGAGTTACGCCGCGCTGGGCAAGCTCAAGAAGGCGATCAAAATCAATCACGATCTGGCGGTGGCCTTGTGGGACTCAGGCAACCACGACGCCCGGGTACTTGCCTGCATGATCGACGATCCGGCCGCCGTTACCGCAGCCGAATTGAAAGCCAGAGCGGCGGAACTCTCCAACTATGTGCTGACCGACGCCCTCTCGGGCCTGGTTGCGAAGTCACCCCATGCCCGGGCGTGCATGACGGCCTGGATCAAGACCAGGGACGAATGGCGGTCCAGCGCGGGCTGGAATATCCTGGCCCATCTCGCTCTGGCGGAAACGGGGCTGCCGGATCATGAATTTGAGTCCATGCTCGCGCGGATAGAGTCGGGGATTCACGGCGCCGGGAATCGCACGCGCCATACCATGAACAACGCCCTCATCGCCATCGGATCGCGCAACGAGCATCTTGCGGAATTGGCCACCGCGGCGGCGGGCCGCATCGGGAGGGTCGATGTGGATCACGGTGAGACCGGGTGCAAGACCCCCGACGCGGCCGCCTATATCGCCAAGACCCGCGCGCACTATGCGGCCAAAGGCGGCATCACCAAACGCAAGCGCTGTTAG
- a CDS encoding dienelactone hydrolase family protein — MHSTLSPRAICFIVALLAASAIQSSLATPLPGTAPLTLEGDLAEQMVAGIHADLDARTVAAQTARRAKWTASAAAEGFAPVHREKLRVILGAVDPRLPVAMETVSAPGKEGPIAVGDAYRVYAVRWPVYQGAWGEGLLVEPNGDPRASLVLLPDADESPESLLGLAPGNAYAVTLAEQGNRILIPTLANRADTWSGHPDVRMTNQPHREFIYRAAYEMGRHVIGYEIQKVLSALDWLQAQSSEAPLGLMGYGEGGLIALHAAALDTRVQATVVSGYFGPREGLWTEPIYRNVWSLLTDFGNAEVAALIAPRALIVESATPPAVTGPPATEGRSGAAPGVVPNPSTEEIQSEVAQALTYVPVGEGTPWLQRSAVDVGLPGQPATLEAFSSALGLDGLPATASSPRAETEIPDAEARMKRQVEGMLGWTDHILAEAPFARESVWKEADASSAEAWAKSVPRYRKFFHEQLMGKLPQGTVPLNPRTREIYDTEKFTGYEVMLDVNEQVYAYGILLLPKNIAPGEKRPVVVCQHGLEGRPQEVTDPASDSHYYHRFGAKLAEEGFIVYAPQNPYIGEDHFRTLQRKANPLKLSLFSYIIEQHRRTLEWLGALPEVDPARIAFYGLSYGGKTAMRVPAVLDGYCLSICSGDYNEWIWKNVTRRRIYSYVFHGEYEMFEWNLGNTFNYAEMSWLICPRPFMVERGHDDGVAPGEWVSYEYARTRERYDRLGLGDETTIEYFNGPHTIHGVGTFQFLRDKLKFPVVTQ, encoded by the coding sequence ATGCATTCAACCCTCTCACCGCGCGCCATTTGCTTCATCGTCGCTCTGCTTGCAGCCAGCGCAATTCAATCCAGCCTCGCCACCCCCCTCCCCGGCACCGCGCCCCTCACGCTTGAAGGCGACCTTGCCGAGCAGATGGTGGCGGGCATCCACGCCGATCTGGACGCACGGACGGTCGCGGCACAGACGGCGCGCAGGGCGAAATGGACGGCAAGCGCGGCTGCCGAAGGCTTCGCGCCGGTGCACCGCGAAAAACTACGTGTAATCCTCGGTGCGGTGGATCCGCGTCTGCCGGTGGCGATGGAGACGGTGTCCGCGCCGGGTAAGGAGGGGCCGATTGCGGTGGGGGACGCCTATAGGGTCTATGCCGTGCGCTGGCCGGTTTATCAGGGGGCCTGGGGCGAAGGGCTGCTGGTGGAGCCCAATGGCGATCCGCGCGCTTCCCTGGTGCTCCTGCCCGATGCGGATGAATCGCCGGAGTCGCTGCTGGGTCTTGCGCCGGGCAACGCCTATGCCGTGACGCTGGCGGAGCAGGGCAACCGTATCCTGATTCCGACCCTGGCGAACCGCGCCGACACCTGGTCGGGCCATCCCGATGTGCGCATGACAAACCAGCCGCACCGCGAGTTCATCTACCGCGCCGCCTACGAGATGGGACGCCATGTTATCGGCTATGAGATTCAGAAAGTGCTTTCGGCCCTCGACTGGCTCCAGGCCCAATCGTCGGAAGCGCCACTGGGCCTCATGGGCTATGGCGAGGGCGGCCTGATCGCCCTGCACGCCGCGGCACTCGACACGCGTGTCCAGGCGACGGTGGTCTCGGGCTACTTCGGTCCGCGCGAGGGCCTGTGGACCGAGCCGATCTACCGAAACGTTTGGTCATTGCTGACGGACTTTGGCAATGCCGAAGTGGCCGCGCTGATCGCGCCACGCGCCTTGATTGTGGAATCCGCCACACCGCCCGCCGTCACGGGGCCGCCTGCGACCGAAGGCCGCTCGGGGGCCGCACCGGGCGTGGTGCCCAATCCTTCTACCGAGGAAATTCAGTCGGAAGTGGCCCAGGCATTGACCTACGTACCCGTCGGCGAGGGCACGCCCTGGCTACAGCGTTCGGCTGTTGATGTCGGGCTCCCCGGACAACCCGCAACGCTGGAAGCCTTTTCTTCGGCCCTCGGGCTCGATGGGTTGCCCGCTACGGCTTCCTCACCCCGCGCGGAGACGGAGATACCCGACGCTGAAGCGCGAATGAAACGTCAGGTGGAGGGCATGCTCGGCTGGACGGACCACATCCTCGCGGAAGCGCCCTTTGCCCGTGAGTCGGTGTGGAAAGAGGCCGATGCCAGCTCCGCCGAAGCCTGGGCGAAGTCCGTGCCGCGTTATCGGAAATTCTTTCACGAGCAGTTGATGGGCAAGCTGCCCCAGGGCACGGTGCCGCTCAATCCGCGCACGCGCGAGATCTACGACACGGAGAAATTCACCGGCTACGAAGTCATGCTCGATGTAAACGAGCAGGTCTACGCCTACGGTATTCTGCTGCTGCCGAAAAACATCGCGCCCGGCGAGAAGCGCCCCGTGGTCGTCTGCCAGCATGGCCTCGAAGGGCGTCCCCAGGAGGTGACGGATCCCGCGAGCGACAGCCACTACTACCACCGCTTTGGGGCGAAGCTGGCCGAAGAGGGCTTTATCGTTTATGCGCCCCAGAACCCCTACATCGGCGAAGACCACTTCCGCACCCTGCAGCGCAAGGCCAACCCGCTCAAGCTTTCGCTCTTCAGCTACATCATCGAGCAGCATCGCCGCACCCTGGAGTGGCTGGGAGCATTGCCCGAGGTGGACCCCGCGCGCATCGCTTTTTATGGACTGAGCTATGGCGGCAAGACGGCCATGCGCGTGCCCGCCGTGCTGGATGGTTACTGCCTCTCCATTTGCTCCGGCGACTACAACGAGTGGATCTGGAAAAACGTGACCCGGCGCCGGATCTACAGCTATGTGTTCCACGGGGAATACGAGATGTTCGAGTGGAACCTGGGCAACACCTTCAATTATGCCGAGATGAGCTGGCTCATCTGTCCGCGACCTTTCATGGTCGAGCGCGGCCATGACGACGGCGTCGCGCCGGGCGAGTGGGTGAGCTATGAATACGCCCGCACCCGCGAGCGCTATGATCGTCTGGGCCTCGGCGACGAGACGACCATCGAGTACTTCAACGGTCCCCATACCATCCACGGCGTGGGTACCTTCCAGTTTCTGCGCGACAAGTTGAAGTTTCCGGTGGTGACGCAGTAG
- a CDS encoding PEP-CTERM sorting domain-containing protein: MKNPIGMGAALLLCLALAAPARATLEADQIVGSSTGLTTFNAGPETITFDFDPEFVGTLDIAGSAPVNFDLSFFFSDDFLTVFIEHNLSGSTQFMTDFTVTFSDLDYVGFPTYVLSDVTSAYDTLGGGAGLSVSFTDDSFELTFTNFEVTESRELGLDLVFEEDDPVTPVPEPASLTLLALGAAGLALKRKFF; the protein is encoded by the coding sequence TTGAAGAACCCCATTGGCATGGGCGCAGCGCTCCTGCTGTGTCTGGCGCTCGCCGCACCGGCCCGCGCAACCCTCGAAGCCGACCAGATTGTCGGCTCCTCCACCGGGCTGACCACCTTTAACGCCGGCCCGGAGACCATCACCTTCGATTTTGACCCTGAATTTGTCGGAACGCTGGACATCGCGGGAAGCGCTCCCGTCAATTTCGATCTCAGCTTCTTCTTCTCCGATGATTTCCTGACCGTCTTCATCGAGCATAACTTGAGCGGCTCCACGCAGTTCATGACGGATTTCACCGTGACCTTCTCCGACCTGGACTATGTCGGTTTCCCGACCTATGTCTTGTCGGATGTAACGTCCGCCTATGACACCCTGGGCGGCGGTGCGGGACTCTCGGTAAGCTTTACCGACGATTCTTTCGAGTTGACCTTTACCAACTTCGAGGTCACGGAATCGCGCGAGCTCGGCCTGGATCTGGTCTTCGAAGAGGACGACCCGGTTACACCCGTCCCCGAGCCGGCCTCGCTCACGCTGCTGGCGCTGGGCGCGGCGGGACTGGCGCTTAAGCGCAAGTTCTTCTGA
- the hemW gene encoding radical SAM family heme chaperone HemW: protein MLGVYLHIPYCRTLCPYCDFVKERSRTTVPMPFVEAVCKEIGEFEGPREAGSVFFGGGTPSLLTEEGLGRVMEALFARFDLAGAEITLEANPDDVTAPMMKAWCAMGVNRVSLGVQSFDRAVLKYLGRRHDADAARRACDVIAEHFDTWSLDLIFGAPPIEAWGATLAETVAINPPHVSAYGLTYEPGTPFEKRADRAISEEASLAMFREAEEALHAYDHYEISNYAKPGHQSRHNLIYWHNGDYAGFGTGAYSYVGGVRARNAITTDEYLRAPGKKMEALPLNDDEVRLETLIQYFRLQSGLEKTAYARRFGRDVNEDFGEAIAGLVRRGLLEESETVIRPTAEGFYLNNEIGLALIGWST from the coding sequence ATGCTTGGCGTCTACCTCCACATCCCCTATTGCCGCACCTTGTGTCCCTATTGCGATTTCGTGAAGGAGCGCAGTCGGACGACGGTGCCCATGCCCTTTGTGGAGGCGGTGTGCAAAGAAATCGGCGAATTTGAGGGGCCGCGCGAGGCGGGGAGTGTGTTTTTCGGCGGCGGGACGCCTTCGTTGTTGACCGAGGAGGGCCTGGGGCGGGTGATGGAGGCGCTGTTTGCGCGCTTCGACCTGGCGGGTGCTGAGATCACGCTGGAGGCGAATCCGGACGATGTGACGGCGCCGATGATGAAGGCGTGGTGCGCGATGGGGGTGAATCGGGTGAGCCTGGGTGTGCAGAGTTTTGATCGGGCGGTGCTGAAGTATCTGGGGCGTCGCCACGATGCGGACGCGGCGCGGCGGGCCTGCGACGTCATCGCGGAGCACTTCGACACGTGGAGTCTGGACCTGATTTTTGGCGCACCGCCGATTGAGGCGTGGGGCGCGACGCTGGCGGAGACGGTGGCCATCAATCCCCCCCATGTATCGGCCTATGGCCTGACCTACGAACCGGGGACGCCTTTTGAAAAGCGTGCGGATCGGGCGATTTCGGAGGAGGCGTCGCTGGCGATGTTTCGCGAGGCGGAGGAGGCGCTTCACGCTTATGACCACTACGAAATCTCGAACTATGCGAAACCGGGGCATCAATCGCGCCACAACTTGATCTATTGGCACAACGGTGATTATGCGGGCTTCGGCACGGGGGCCTATTCGTATGTGGGCGGCGTCCGTGCGCGCAACGCCATCACGACGGATGAGTACCTGCGTGCACCGGGGAAGAAAATGGAAGCGCTACCACTGAATGATGACGAGGTGCGGCTGGAGACGTTGATCCAGTATTTTCGCTTGCAGTCCGGGTTGGAGAAAACCGCCTATGCACGGCGCTTCGGTCGAGACGTGAACGAAGATTTCGGCGAGGCCATCGCGGGGCTGGTGCG
- a CDS encoding DUF1080 domain-containing protein: protein MRLRNYLASPALRLAAAVALCAGIAAPGAHAAEDGFTPLFNGTDLSGWTGDMKLWRVENGEIVGSTKGVKLEKNTFLSTEKTYSDFVLKARVKLTNHNSGIQFRSEQLPNHAVKGYQADVAEKTYFGMLYEEQGRGILPYWNEYTEDQREAVFAAAKLDDWNDYEITCQGDHVKIVLNGYTTLDFVDPAGAKAGIIALQLHAGPEMEVHFKDIAIKELGEKKAMNEGELMPNAEAREARLAYLGERFRLPDGFSVEEVANHDLMGSVINLTFDHLGRPVVGAQDDGVRILLDNDGNGRYESQESFSEDVKRIMGMLFTAPGDLLVQGEGPQGPGLYRLTDSDGDDKADETALLMASNGGMGEHGPHAIARGFDGYLHVMYGNHAHPAAALDPLSPSRGLEEDHLLPRYVDPRGHATTIMAPGGTIVRVDPEFKRWEQLAGGFRNAYDLSIDRSGEIMTFDSDMEWDVGLPWFRPIRVVHAVPGGDYGWRTGSSVMPAYYIDTLPSVDDAGRGSPVGVCFYEHEAFPPEYRGAFFMGDWSRGRIRVLFPKAAGATLAGKTQDFVVGEPLNVTDLDVSPRGDLFFTTGGRDTQGGLYRIRYGKGIRAPEAPSTIAEVLALPMPRSAWSRHAIAQAKTALGDLWASGLTAALRDATLAEPLRLQALESLQVYGPQPDATLLNELARDASPALRAGAVLLMGCGDLKTFREPLINALYDKDVVVARRACEALVRAGLDESTRVDTHEGLISGLYLLLDHEDRFVRYAARKAMERMHRDLWADSILSDEIDRRPRGVMEGTLALIETQRAAVHADAIFARIDELSQAPMDDAIFLDFLRVLEMAFIRDVTGGDRVETFKPVLGSRLLGKFPHGDAAINRELQTLIAYLQPPGAVEALLATLTPDKPQEAQIHTMYALRAIEHGWTPETRAQAVAWFDRGREMDGGASMEGYINNLWDSLMERLPDAERVMAENRKAEALAAREEAALALLAKIEGEAPASTTDLAQMSFDELSQYLEYDPMAYVPQKLEDGHNVFIKARCANCHVFGTKGKGGGPDLSTVTSRFRRRDILESIMYPSKVVSDQYTGVEVELNNFNTVTGMVAGEDARTLTVITITGERVAIPKRSIAKRTESRQSMMPEGLLNTMTLEELVSLIYFLEHGAEE from the coding sequence ATGCGACTAAGAAATTATCTGGCAAGTCCCGCCTTACGCCTGGCTGCGGCCGTGGCGCTCTGCGCGGGCATCGCGGCGCCCGGCGCGCACGCCGCGGAGGACGGATTCACCCCGCTCTTCAACGGCACCGACCTGAGCGGCTGGACCGGCGACATGAAGCTGTGGCGCGTGGAGAATGGCGAGATCGTCGGCTCCACCAAGGGCGTGAAGCTGGAGAAGAACACCTTCCTCTCCACGGAAAAGACCTACTCCGATTTCGTGCTCAAGGCGCGGGTGAAGCTGACCAACCACAACAGCGGCATCCAGTTCCGCAGCGAACAACTGCCGAACCACGCCGTGAAGGGCTACCAGGCGGACGTGGCGGAGAAGACCTACTTCGGCATGCTCTATGAAGAGCAGGGCCGGGGCATCCTCCCCTACTGGAACGAATACACCGAAGATCAGCGCGAGGCCGTCTTCGCCGCCGCGAAGCTGGACGACTGGAACGACTACGAGATCACCTGCCAGGGCGATCACGTGAAGATCGTGCTGAATGGCTACACCACCCTCGACTTCGTCGATCCCGCCGGCGCGAAGGCGGGCATTATCGCCCTCCAGCTACACGCGGGCCCCGAGATGGAGGTCCACTTCAAGGACATCGCCATCAAGGAACTGGGCGAGAAGAAAGCCATGAACGAGGGCGAGTTGATGCCCAACGCCGAAGCGCGGGAGGCTAGGCTGGCCTACCTGGGGGAACGGTTTCGGCTTCCCGACGGGTTCTCCGTTGAGGAAGTCGCAAACCACGACCTGATGGGCTCGGTTATCAATCTTACCTTCGATCACCTGGGCCGCCCCGTCGTGGGCGCCCAGGACGACGGGGTCCGCATCCTGCTGGACAACGACGGGAACGGCAGATACGAGTCGCAGGAAAGTTTCAGTGAAGACGTAAAACGGATCATGGGGATGCTGTTCACGGCGCCCGGCGATCTGCTGGTGCAAGGGGAGGGGCCGCAAGGCCCCGGCCTCTACCGCCTCACGGACTCGGATGGCGACGATAAAGCCGACGAGACCGCCCTGCTGATGGCTTCGAACGGCGGCATGGGGGAACACGGCCCCCATGCCATCGCGCGGGGCTTCGACGGCTACCTCCACGTGATGTATGGCAACCACGCCCACCCCGCGGCAGCCCTTGATCCCCTCTCCCCCAGCCGGGGCCTGGAAGAGGATCACCTCCTCCCCCGCTATGTGGATCCCCGAGGCCACGCCACCACCATCATGGCGCCCGGTGGCACTATCGTCCGCGTGGACCCCGAATTCAAACGCTGGGAACAACTCGCCGGGGGCTTCCGCAATGCCTACGACCTGAGCATTGATCGCAGCGGCGAAATCATGACTTTCGACTCCGACATGGAGTGGGACGTGGGCCTGCCCTGGTTCCGCCCCATCCGCGTGGTCCATGCCGTCCCCGGCGGCGACTATGGCTGGCGCACGGGCTCCTCGGTGATGCCCGCGTACTACATCGACACACTCCCGAGTGTGGACGATGCAGGCCGCGGTTCTCCCGTGGGCGTGTGCTTCTACGAGCACGAGGCTTTCCCCCCAGAGTACCGGGGGGCTTTTTTTATGGGCGACTGGTCGCGCGGACGCATCCGCGTGCTCTTTCCCAAGGCTGCGGGCGCGACGCTGGCGGGGAAGACCCAGGATTTCGTCGTGGGCGAGCCGTTGAACGTGACCGACCTGGATGTGTCGCCCCGGGGCGATCTCTTCTTCACCACCGGCGGCCGCGACACCCAGGGCGGGTTGTATCGCATCCGCTATGGCAAGGGCATCCGAGCGCCCGAGGCGCCATCGACCATTGCCGAGGTGCTCGCCCTTCCCATGCCCCGCTCCGCCTGGAGCCGCCATGCCATCGCCCAGGCGAAAACGGCCCTCGGCGACCTCTGGGCATCGGGACTGACCGCCGCCCTGCGCGACGCCACCCTGGCGGAGCCACTGCGCCTTCAGGCCCTGGAATCGCTGCAGGTTTATGGCCCCCAGCCCGACGCGACGCTCCTTAACGAACTTGCGCGCGATGCCAGCCCCGCCCTCCGCGCCGGCGCCGTGCTCCTCATGGGCTGCGGCGATCTCAAGACCTTCCGCGAGCCGCTTATCAACGCCCTTTACGACAAAGATGTCGTGGTGGCTCGCCGCGCCTGCGAGGCCCTGGTCCGGGCGGGGCTGGACGAGTCCACCCGCGTGGACACCCACGAGGGGCTCATCTCCGGACTCTACCTGCTGCTCGATCACGAAGACCGCTTCGTGCGCTACGCCGCCCGCAAGGCCATGGAGCGCATGCACCGCGACCTCTGGGCCGACAGCATTCTGAGCGACGAAATCGATCGCCGGCCCAGGGGCGTCATGGAAGGCACGCTCGCCCTCATTGAAACCCAGCGCGCCGCGGTCCACGCCGACGCCATCTTTGCGCGAATTGACGAACTGAGCCAGGCCCCCATGGACGATGCCATCTTTCTCGATTTCCTCCGCGTCTTGGAGATGGCCTTCATCCGCGATGTAACCGGAGGCGACCGCGTCGAGACTTTCAAGCCCGTGCTTGGGTCGCGACTCCTCGGCAAATTTCCCCACGGCGACGCCGCCATCAACCGCGAATTGCAGACCCTCATCGCTTATCTGCAGCCACCCGGCGCGGTGGAGGCCCTGCTGGCCACCCTGACGCCCGACAAGCCCCAGGAAGCGCAGATCCACACGATGTACGCCCTCCGCGCCATTGAGCACGGCTGGACCCCGGAAACGCGGGCGCAGGCCGTGGCCTGGTTTGACCGGGGCCGCGAAATGGACGGTGGCGCGAGCATGGAGGGCTACATCAACAACCTCTGGGACTCCCTCATGGAGCGCCTTCCGGACGCGGAGCGGGTAATGGCCGAGAACCGCAAGGCGGAGGCCCTCGCCGCGCGCGAGGAAGCCGCCCTGGCCCTCCTCGCCAAAATCGAAGGCGAGGCCCCGGCCAGCACGACTGACCTCGCCCAGATGAGTTTCGACGAACTCAGCCAGTACCTCGAGTATGATCCCATGGCCTACGTTCCCCAGAAGCTCGAAGACGGCCACAACGTCTTCATCAAGGCCCGCTGCGCCAACTGCCACGTCTTCGGCACCAAAGGCAAAGGGGGCGGCCCCGACCTCTCCACCGTCACCAGCCGCTTCCGCCGCCGAGACATTCTAGAATCCATCATGTACCCCTCCAAGGTGGTCTCCGACCAGTACACCGGCGTGGAAGTCGAGCTGAACAACTTCAATACCGTCACCGGCATGGTCGCGGGCGAAGACGCCAGGACCCTGACCGTCATTACCATCACCGGCGAGCGCGTGGCCATCCCGAAGCGGAGCATCGCGAAACGGACGGAATCCAGGCAGTCCATGATGCCCGAGGGCCTGCTGAACACGATGACGCTGGAGGAACTCGTGAGCTTGATCTACTTCCTGGAGCATGGCGCGGAGGAGTGA